The Ectothiorhodospiraceae bacterium BW-2 nucleotide sequence CCCGCCTCCTTAGGCGCTAAGCCTAGCGCCGCTAGCGATGCATCGATCTCCCTCAGTCTCGGGCCATCGTTCCATAACACCCGTACACGCTGCGGCAGACGGGAGAAAAACTGCAGCGCATGGCGATATTGACTCTCATCGGCTCTATCTAGACCAACCACAATTTCGCTTAAGTAGGGCACCTGCTGTAGCTCGGTCACAATGGTCTCTAAAGCCTGCCCTTGTAGCTCTGAATAGAGCGAAGGGAGCAGCAGCCCTAGGGGCCGCTGGCGGGAGAACTCCAGCAGCTCTCGCTCTAGCTGCTCCACCGGACGCTGATTGAGATTATGCAGCGTGGTAATAATGCCATTTTGGTAAAAATCGGCCACTGTTCACTCCTCTGTCTGTGCTATCTATGCTGTTAATTGCTCTCTGTTATGGGACCTGTTCATCAACCAACTAGCCGAACGCCTGACGCGAGAGATTGATGGAGTGGCATCTAGTGGGGGGTGGGTTTCAAACCCGCCCCTACGAAACCCGAAAACCGCTATCCATTGCCCACTCAGTGAAATAGATCTTCGGGCTTTTCAGCGGTCAGGATGCGTTCGGACCAATGCAGCAAAGTGTCGGCATCGGCCTGTTCGATCCTCCCTATAGCCTCACTAGGTACCGTGCCAAATTTAGTTTGCATTAGACGGATGAGTATATTTGCCTCACCTTGTTGCAAGCCTTGTTGCACATATTTATCGATAAATGTCTGCATCAGTGGTTCTCCATCGGGTAGGGTCTGTAATGCTTCACGCGCTTCGGTTTCGCTAACTCGTTCCGTGGCTTGTACATAGTAGCGCAATAGGCACTCTAATACATCTACCGCTGTGGCGCGATCTTGAATTTGCCGGATTAGGTCAATCAGCTCTAGCAGTCGCTGTAGCGGTTGCTTATCATAGATATAGCGTAACGCTAATGAGGCCATACGGGTCAACACCTCCCCTTTGAGTTCCAGTTTTCCGTGGGGGAGATGTCGTGTAGATCGTAACGAAATTGGGGGATATAGGGGGTGAGTGCTGCGGGGAGTGGTCGGATTAGGGCTTGATAGTCGCGGGCTATATTCCAGCGCGATTGGCCGTGGTAGAGCACTATCGGATAGACCGGCGGCAGGTATTTGGCTTTCGGATTCTGTTTGCGATAGGCCTCTGCACTAAGCACTTGATAACGAAGTAGTTGTAGCGCCACCCAGCGGTCGGGGGTGCTTTTGTGGTCAAACAGCAGGTAGATGTGAACCCCTTCTGGCCTCTCCTCCTCGGATAGGTCGGGTTCATGACGATACTCTACGCGATAGACTAGATCTGAAAACGATTTGCGTAGCTCTTTGCTGACATAGCTATCTTTGGCGATGGTCAGGGTGCTCATATCTAGGAGGGCGACTATCTCGTTCGGTAGGTAGTGTTGCAGGTAGTCTTGCGCTAGCTCTTTGCGTTCGAAGTTCTCGCGAAAGAAGCGATCGTGGGGGTCGGTGAGGGTGGTGTGGGGCGGTTTTTTCATGTGGTAGTTTTGATAATTTTTGGCAGCTAGTATCAAGGGCGGATTTGAAACCCGCCCCTACGAAACCCGCTATCCATTGACCACTCAGTGAAATAGATCTTCGGGCTTTTCGGCGGTCAGGATGCGTTCGGACCAATGCAGTAAAGTGTCGGCATCGGCCTGTTCGATCCTTGCCATCGTCTCACCAGGTACTATGCCAAATTTGGTTTTCAGTTGGCGGATGAGTATATTTGCCTCACCTTGTTGCAAGCCTTGTTGCACATATTTATCGATAAATGTCTGCATCAGTGGTTCTCCATCGGGTAGGGTCTGTAATGCTTCACGCGCTTCGGTTTCGCTAACTCGTTCCGTGGCTTGTACATAGTAGCGCAATAGGCACTCTAATACATCTACCGCTGTGGCGCGATCTTGAATTTGCCGGATTAGGTCAATCAGCTCTAGCAGTCGCTGTAGCGGTTGCTTATCATAGATATAGCGTAACGCTAATGAGGCCATACGGGTCAGTACTTCCCCTTTGAGTTCCAGTTTTCCGTGGGGGGAGATGTCGTGTAGATCGTAATGAAATTGGGGGATATAGGGGGTGAGTGCTGCGGGGAGTGGTCGGATTAGGGCTTGATAGTCGCGGGCTATATTCCAGCGCGATTGGCCGTGGTAGAGCACTATCGGATAGACCGGTGGCAGGTATTTGGCTTTCGGATTCTGTTTGCGATAGGCCTCTGCACTAAGCACTTGATAACGAAGTAGTTGTAGCGCTACCCAGCGGTCGGGGGTGCTTTTGTGGTCAAACAGCAGGTAGATGTGAACCCCTTCTGGCCTCTCCTCCTCGGATAGGTCGGGTTCGTGACATTTGAAACCCGCCCCTACGAAACCCGCTATCCATTGCCCACTCAGTGAAATAG carries:
- a CDS encoding DUF4351 domain-containing protein; the protein is MIDLIRQIQDRATAVDVLECLLRYYVQATERVSETEAREALQTLPDGEPLMQTFIDKYVQQGLQQGEANILIRLMQTKFGTVPSEAIGRIEQADADTLLHWSERILTAEKPEDLFH
- a CDS encoding DUF4351 domain-containing protein, whose product is MSLSGQWIAGFVGAGFKCHEPDLSEEERPEGVHIYLLFDHKSTPDRWVALQLLRYQVLSAEAYRKQNPKAKYLPPVYPIVLYHGQSRWNIARDYQALIRPLPAALTPYIPQFHYDLHDISPHGKLELKGEVLTRMASLALRYIYDKQPLQRLLELIDLIRQIQDRATAVDVLECLLRYYVQATERVSETEAREALQTLPDGEPLMQTFIDKYVQQGLQQGEANILIRQLKTKFGIVPGETMARIEQADADTLLHWSERILTAEKPEDLFH